One window from the genome of Pseudomonas fluorescens encodes:
- a CDS encoding ExbD/TolR family protein: MASVNASHDDDDDAAVDSINITPLVDVLMVVLVMFILTATAQVSGIQINLPKASASVSLSEAKTKAISVNDGGQVFLDAYPVTLAELEERLRIEKAQSPDFPVIVRGDATVQYQKVIEVLDLLRRLELSQVGLVTGKPSQG; this comes from the coding sequence ATGGCTAGCGTAAACGCTTCACACGATGACGACGATGATGCAGCGGTCGACAGCATCAACATCACGCCGCTGGTGGATGTGCTCATGGTGGTGCTGGTGATGTTCATCCTCACGGCCACGGCCCAGGTGTCAGGTATCCAGATCAACCTGCCCAAGGCCAGTGCCTCGGTGTCGTTGTCCGAGGCCAAGACCAAGGCGATTTCGGTGAACGATGGCGGGCAGGTGTTCCTCGATGCCTATCCGGTGACCCTGGCCGAGCTGGAAGAGCGCCTGCGCATCGAAAAGGCGCAGAGCCCGGACTTCCCGGTGATCGTGCGCGGCGATGCGACGGTGCAGTACCAGAAAGTCATTGAAGTGCTGGATCTGTTGCGGCGCCTGGAACTGTCCCAGGTCGGTCTCGTGACCGGCAAACCGAGCCAGGGCTGA
- a CDS encoding amino acid synthesis family protein has product MSFEIRKIVSYVEETFIEGGKAADKPVTMVGLAVVMKNPWLGRGFVEDLKPEIRANCSDLGALMVERLVGIIGGAEKIQAYGKAAVVGADGEIEHASAVIHTLRFGNHYREAVKAKSYLSFTNKRGGPGTSIQIPMMHKDDEGLRSHYITLEMQIEDAPRTAEIVVVLGCADGGRLHPRIGNRYIDLEELAAENAQ; this is encoded by the coding sequence ATGAGTTTCGAAATTCGTAAGATCGTCAGCTATGTCGAAGAAACCTTTATCGAAGGCGGCAAGGCTGCGGACAAGCCTGTGACCATGGTCGGGCTGGCGGTCGTGATGAAAAATCCCTGGCTGGGTCGCGGTTTCGTCGAAGACCTGAAACCGGAAATCCGCGCCAACTGTTCCGACCTCGGCGCACTGATGGTCGAGCGCCTGGTGGGTATCATCGGCGGCGCCGAGAAGATCCAAGCCTACGGCAAGGCCGCGGTGGTCGGTGCCGATGGCGAAATCGAGCATGCCTCCGCCGTGATCCACACCCTGCGCTTTGGCAACCATTACCGTGAAGCGGTCAAGGCCAAGAGCTACCTGAGCTTCACCAACAAGCGCGGCGGCCCTGGCACTTCGATTCAGATCCCGATGATGCACAAGGACGACGAAGGCCTGCGTTCGCACTACATCACCCTGGAAATGCAGATTGAAGACGCCCCACGCACCGCCGAAATCGTCGTGGTGCTGGGCTGCGCCGATGGCGGCCGCCTGCACCCGCGCATCGGCAACCGCTACATCGACCTGGAAGAGCTGGCCGCCGAGAATGCGCAGTGA
- a CDS encoding alpha/beta fold hydrolase, with translation MIRLTAELTPAGTSYLATGQGQPVVLIHGVGLNKEMWGGQVVGLATQYRVIAYDMLGHGASPRPQSGTALLGYADQLLELLDHLQLPQATVIGFSMGGLVARAFALHYPQRLQGLVVLNSVFNRSAEQRAGVIARTAQAAEHGPDANAEAALSRWFSREYQAANPAQIAALRQTLAQNDPQGYLTTYELFATQDMYRADDLGNIQVPTLIATGELDPGSTPEMARQLAERIPGASVAVLAEQRHMMPVESPRLVNQLLLEFLDTANARQNQIKGIVA, from the coding sequence ATGATTCGGCTCACCGCTGAACTCACCCCGGCCGGCACCAGCTACCTGGCAACCGGCCAAGGCCAACCCGTGGTCTTGATCCATGGCGTGGGCCTGAACAAAGAAATGTGGGGTGGCCAGGTCGTTGGCCTGGCCACGCAATACCGGGTGATTGCCTACGACATGCTCGGCCATGGCGCCAGCCCCCGTCCGCAAAGCGGTACCGCGCTGCTGGGCTACGCCGACCAGTTGCTGGAGCTGCTCGACCATTTGCAACTGCCCCAGGCAACGGTGATCGGCTTTTCCATGGGTGGCCTGGTGGCCCGTGCGTTTGCCTTGCATTACCCGCAGCGCCTGCAAGGCCTGGTAGTGCTCAACAGCGTGTTCAACCGCAGCGCCGAACAGCGCGCCGGGGTCATCGCCCGCACCGCCCAGGCCGCCGAGCATGGGCCGGACGCCAATGCCGAGGCGGCGTTGTCACGCTGGTTCAGCCGTGAATACCAGGCCGCCAACCCGGCACAGATTGCCGCGTTGCGCCAGACCCTGGCGCAGAATGATCCCCAGGGCTACCTGACCACCTATGAATTGTTCGCCACCCAGGACATGTACCGCGCCGATGACCTGGGCAATATCCAGGTGCCGACGCTGATCGCCACCGGCGAACTGGACCCTGGCTCGACACCGGAAATGGCCCGGCAATTGGCCGAGCGCATTCCCGGCGCCAGCGTTGCCGTGCTCGCCGAACAACGGCATATGATGCCAGTAGAGTCGCCGCGCCTGGTCAACCAGCTGTTGCTGGAGTTTCTCGACACCGCAAACGCCCGGCAAAACCAAATAAAGGGGATCGTTGCATGA
- a CDS encoding energy transducer TonB family protein — protein MTARLPIDPPPVKTSPLRLLKWAAGLLLGAVAAWLLWQWANDMSGVRREAPKVPTIIPLPPPPPPPPEKPKEPEPQVEEKVVEPEPTPEPEEVKPEEEAPPSPVDDLANPMQMDGDAQSGNDAFNIGAGKGGGMAGAGGGRLGNGTYSQFLAFTFQRLLRENPDLRSLAFSLQADVWLSAVGEITRVELVKSSGNPQVDEQVISALRTAPHLSERPPASLTLPVRLSLQGRRPG, from the coding sequence ATGACCGCCAGACTTCCCATCGATCCGCCCCCGGTGAAGACTTCGCCGCTGCGCCTGCTCAAGTGGGCCGCCGGCCTGCTGCTGGGCGCCGTCGCGGCCTGGCTGCTGTGGCAGTGGGCCAATGACATGAGTGGCGTGCGCCGCGAAGCCCCGAAGGTGCCGACCATCATCCCGCTGCCGCCTCCGCCCCCACCACCGCCAGAGAAGCCCAAGGAGCCGGAACCCCAGGTCGAGGAGAAAGTGGTCGAGCCAGAGCCGACCCCGGAACCCGAAGAGGTCAAGCCCGAAGAAGAAGCGCCGCCGTCGCCGGTGGATGACCTGGCGAACCCGATGCAAATGGACGGCGATGCCCAGTCCGGCAACGACGCATTCAACATCGGTGCCGGCAAGGGCGGCGGCATGGCCGGGGCAGGGGGCGGGCGCCTGGGCAATGGCACTTACAGCCAGTTCCTGGCGTTCACCTTCCAGCGTTTGCTGCGGGAAAACCCCGACTTGCGCAGCCTGGCGTTCTCGCTGCAGGCCGATGTCTGGCTCAGCGCGGTGGGGGAGATCACCCGGGTCGAGCTGGTCAAGTCCAGCGGCAACCCGCAGGTGGACGAGCAAGTGATTTCCGCCCTGCGTACCGCGCCCCATTTGAGTGAACGGCCACCGGCCTCCCTGACTTTGCCCGTGCGCCTGTCCTTGCAGGGACGACGGCCGGGTTAA
- a CDS encoding ShlB/FhaC/HecB family hemolysin secretion/activation protein, whose amino-acid sequence MLLAVGGPSAFAAEGGQEADAAPTRLVDVNEYFVRGNTVLDARAIEEAVYPFLGPQKALSDIEGAREALQKVYQARGYQSVFVELPEQKVEDGIVYLQVSETKIGRVRVVGAKHYSPVEIRDDVPALKEGEVPDFARVQAELAQLNKTPGRQVMPLVREGQRPGTMDVDLQVEDQDPWQASLGLNNDYSADTEKLRTVASLGYNNLWQLGHSVSLTFFTAPQDTENAKVWSGSYTAPLSERWSVQFSGYQSDSNVATVGGSNVLGKGHSYGVSAIYSLPSTGAWANSFSVGVDFKDFEEELNLGGASDKAPLKYAPFTFAYNGFRYTENSQLGLGLSLVAGTRSLLGYGSSDEAFDYKRYRASPSFAVLKGDGNYTFTFGNDWQTASKAAFQLASGPLVSNEQFSAGGATSVRGYLAAERTGDDGYLLSQELRTPSLAKFLGSYVQEWRFYAFAEGAQLYLRDELPDQEADYSLASVGLGTRASLSKWLSGSLDWGYPLLEGPNTSKQESRLHFNLQATF is encoded by the coding sequence CTGCTGCTGGCGGTCGGGGGGCCGTCGGCCTTTGCCGCCGAAGGCGGGCAGGAGGCCGACGCGGCGCCGACGCGCCTGGTGGATGTGAACGAGTATTTCGTGCGCGGCAACACCGTGCTCGATGCCCGGGCCATCGAGGAAGCGGTGTACCCGTTCCTGGGGCCGCAAAAGGCCTTGAGCGACATCGAAGGCGCCCGGGAAGCCTTGCAAAAAGTCTATCAGGCCCGCGGTTATCAATCGGTATTCGTCGAGCTGCCAGAGCAGAAAGTCGAAGACGGCATCGTCTACCTGCAGGTCAGCGAAACCAAGATCGGTCGGGTGCGCGTGGTAGGGGCCAAGCACTATTCGCCCGTTGAAATCCGTGACGACGTGCCGGCGCTGAAGGAAGGCGAGGTGCCCGATTTCGCCCGGGTCCAGGCAGAGCTGGCGCAGTTGAACAAGACCCCGGGACGCCAGGTCATGCCGCTGGTGCGCGAAGGCCAGCGCCCCGGGACCATGGACGTGGATTTGCAAGTCGAAGACCAGGACCCCTGGCAGGCCAGCCTGGGGCTGAACAACGACTACAGTGCCGACACCGAAAAGCTGCGCACGGTCGCCAGCCTGGGCTACAACAACCTCTGGCAACTGGGCCACAGCGTTTCGCTGACTTTCTTCACCGCGCCCCAGGACACCGAAAACGCCAAGGTCTGGTCGGGTTCCTACACCGCGCCGCTGAGCGAACGCTGGAGTGTGCAGTTCTCGGGGTACCAATCCGACAGCAACGTGGCGACCGTCGGCGGCAGTAACGTGTTGGGCAAAGGGCATTCCTACGGGGTGTCGGCGATCTACAGCCTGCCGTCCACGGGGGCATGGGCCAACAGCTTTTCGGTCGGGGTGGATTTCAAGGACTTCGAGGAAGAGCTGAACCTGGGCGGTGCCAGCGACAAGGCGCCACTCAAGTACGCGCCGTTCACCTTCGCCTATAACGGCTTTCGCTACACCGAAAACAGCCAGTTGGGCCTCGGCCTGAGCCTGGTGGCGGGTACCCGGAGCCTGCTGGGCTATGGCAGCTCCGACGAAGCGTTCGACTACAAGCGCTATCGCGCCAGTCCCAGCTTCGCGGTGCTCAAGGGCGACGGCAATTACACCTTCACCTTCGGCAACGACTGGCAGACCGCCTCCAAGGCCGCCTTCCAACTGGCCTCCGGTCCGCTGGTTTCCAACGAGCAATTCTCCGCCGGTGGCGCCACCTCGGTGCGCGGTTACCTGGCCGCCGAGCGCACCGGCGACGACGGCTACCTGCTGTCCCAGGAGCTGCGTACCCCGTCCCTGGCCAAGTTCCTCGGCAGTTATGTCCAGGAGTGGCGTTTCTATGCCTTCGCCGAAGGCGCGCAGTTGTATTTGCGTGACGAACTGCCCGACCAGGAAGCCGACTACAGCCTCGCCAGCGTCGGCCTCGGCACCCGCGCGAGCCTGAGCAAATGGCTGTCCGGCAGCCTCGATTGGGGCTATCCGCTGCTCGAAGGGCCGAACACCTCGAAACAGGAATCGCGCCTGCACTTCAACCTGCAAGCGACGTTTTGA
- a CDS encoding circularly permuted type 2 ATP-grasp protein yields the protein MPHAFFNEMYDAKGDCRPHYQAFSRWLADTPLELLEQRRREADLLFHRAGITFTLYGDEQGTERLIPFDIIPRSIKASEWQMVERGCIQRVQALNMFLADIYHGQHILKEGIIPPEQVLANEGYQIAMQGLNLHRGIYAHIAGVDLVRDGDGSYYVLEDNLRTPSGVSYMLEDRKMMMRLFPELFAAQRVAPIDHYPNLLLDTLKSSSPLENPTAVVLTPGRFNSAYFEHAFLAREMGVELVEGADLFVRDDHVYMRTTAGPRQVDVIYRRLDDAYLDPLSFNPDSMLGVPGLIAVYRAGNVVLANAVGTGVADDKSIYPYVDEMIRFYLTEEPILKNVPTWQCRKPQDLSHVLANLPDLVVKETQGSGGYGMLVGPAASAAEIEDFRARLKARPEAYIAQPTLSLSTCPTFVESGIAPRHIDLRPFVLSGKETRLVPGGLTRVALREGSLVVNSSQGGGTKDTWVVED from the coding sequence ATGCCCCACGCTTTTTTTAATGAAATGTATGACGCAAAGGGTGACTGCCGCCCGCATTACCAAGCCTTCTCGCGCTGGCTGGCGGACACCCCGCTTGAACTGCTGGAGCAACGCCGCCGCGAAGCCGACCTGCTGTTCCATCGGGCTGGCATCACCTTCACCCTCTACGGGGACGAGCAGGGCACCGAGCGCCTGATCCCCTTCGATATCATTCCCCGCAGCATCAAGGCCAGTGAATGGCAGATGGTCGAGCGTGGCTGCATCCAGCGGGTCCAGGCCCTGAACATGTTCCTGGCCGACATCTACCATGGGCAGCACATCCTCAAGGAAGGGATCATCCCGCCCGAGCAGGTGCTCGCCAACGAGGGCTACCAGATCGCGATGCAGGGCCTGAACCTGCACCGGGGCATCTACGCCCATATCGCCGGTGTCGACCTGGTTCGCGACGGTGACGGCAGCTATTACGTGCTGGAAGACAACCTGCGCACGCCCAGCGGCGTGAGCTACATGCTCGAAGACCGCAAGATGATGATGCGCCTGTTCCCCGAGCTCTTCGCCGCCCAGCGCGTGGCCCCCATCGATCATTACCCGAACCTGCTTCTCGACACCCTCAAGAGCTCAAGCCCCCTGGAAAACCCCACCGCCGTGGTGCTGACGCCGGGACGCTTCAACAGTGCCTATTTCGAACACGCCTTCCTGGCCCGTGAAATGGGCGTGGAGCTGGTGGAGGGGGCCGATCTGTTCGTGCGGGACGACCACGTGTATATGCGCACCACCGCCGGGCCTCGGCAGGTGGACGTGATTTACCGTCGCCTTGACGACGCCTACCTCGACCCGCTGTCGTTCAACCCCGATTCGATGCTGGGCGTGCCCGGGCTGATCGCTGTTTACCGTGCGGGCAACGTGGTGCTGGCGAACGCAGTCGGCACAGGCGTGGCCGATGACAAGTCGATCTACCCTTATGTCGACGAGATGATCCGCTTCTACCTCACCGAAGAACCGATCCTGAAGAACGTGCCCACCTGGCAGTGCCGCAAGCCCCAGGACCTGTCCCATGTGCTGGCCAACCTGCCGGATCTGGTGGTCAAGGAAACCCAGGGCTCCGGCGGCTACGGCATGTTGGTCGGGCCGGCCGCCAGCGCGGCGGAGATCGAAGATTTCCGCGCGCGCCTCAAGGCCCGTCCCGAAGCCTATATCGCCCAGCCGACCTTGAGCCTGTCCACGTGCCCGACCTTTGTCGAGAGCGGCATCGCGCCGCGCCATATCGACCTGCGTCCGTTCGTGCTGTCGGGCAAGGAAACCCGCCTGGTACCCGGCGGGCTGACCCGCGTGGCGCTGCGCGAAGGCTCGCTGGTGGTGAACTCGTCCCAGGGCGGCGGCACCAAAGACACTTGGGTAGTGGAGGACTAA
- a CDS encoding transposase, whose protein sequence is MERYSKVGMQELDQRLSKIVEAARKQPVSVYRYGAPWVWIVSQDDWQGALKEVSSYIPQGHSLVLLRPQIDDLLDDHRDVLQGLNASAQMLIAPQTAMHILLLQLLYSVPSEQQLYEQLNYNLLFRWFVGLDLNQKVWSFNVLSKDLATLLGDARAVRLIEKIIGEVFCGALLQMPEFSLNFALLHTWLARHATTSTISN, encoded by the coding sequence ATGGAACGTTATTCGAAAGTGGGCATGCAGGAGCTTGACCAACGGTTGTCGAAGATCGTCGAGGCGGCGCGCAAGCAGCCGGTTTCGGTGTATCGCTACGGCGCGCCGTGGGTCTGGATCGTTTCCCAGGATGACTGGCAGGGCGCGCTCAAGGAGGTGTCCAGCTACATTCCGCAAGGCCATTCACTGGTCTTGCTGCGTCCGCAGATCGACGATCTGCTGGATGACCATCGCGATGTGCTGCAGGGCCTCAACGCCAGTGCCCAGATGCTGATCGCACCGCAAACCGCCATGCACATCCTCCTGCTGCAACTGCTCTATTCGGTGCCCAGCGAGCAGCAACTCTACGAACAACTCAATTACAACCTGCTGTTCCGCTGGTTCGTCGGCCTGGACCTGAACCAGAAGGTCTGGAGCTTCAACGTCCTGAGCAAAGACCTCGCCACGCTGCTGGGCGATGCGCGGGCGGTGCGGCTCATCGAGAAAATCATCGGTGAAGTGTTCTGTGGCGCCTTGCTGCAAATGCCGGAGTTCTCCTTGAACTTCGCGCTTCTGCACACCTGGCTGGCCCGGCACGCCACGACATCGACCATAAGCAATTGA
- a CDS encoding DUF2341 domain-containing protein encodes MQRLLLSLLICLGLVLPATANAWWQDDWHYRKQISVDTTPQGAAIAQALGRTALLVRLHTGNFTFDGVKDDGSDLRFVSADDKTVLNHQIESFDPLMGMALIWVDVPSVEGGQRQDVWMYYGNQKAPATSSGQLTFDPDYTALYHFDGATGVPPRDTTAYGNNAQGATGVSIDGVIGRALQFNGQPLLLPASPSLQHSAGAAFTFSTWLRQDQASGEQVILARREAATSLLVGVNQGVPFVAINDQRAVSTQPLNPGQWQHLALTASGDRVVLYVNGRETASLAVAMPAFNSPIALGADVSAGAFAPFSGAMDEARLSKVARPAPLLLADANAQGAESKLVAYGVDEEQSGFGFGSLGFLLNAVPLDAWVIIGVLVLMMFQSWIIMIRKNRMVSRLSAANEVFREQFAKIGTRLEMFADDQDLAQRLQHSSLWCLYLVAVKEIRTRREQGADTSSVSAATIEAIRCSMDGVRTRENQALSSKLSTLSNAIAGGPYIGLLGTVLGIMVVFLGTAMAGDVNINAIAPGMAAALLATAMGLFVAIPALFGYNRLITRNKEVSADMRVFVDEFITRLAEMHGEGQSGEAAPRRGHHVQSSVPA; translated from the coding sequence ATGCAACGCTTATTGTTATCCCTGTTGATCTGCCTGGGGCTGGTGCTTCCGGCGACCGCCAACGCCTGGTGGCAGGACGACTGGCACTATCGCAAACAGATTTCGGTGGACACCACCCCCCAGGGCGCCGCCATCGCCCAGGCCTTGGGCCGCACCGCGTTGCTGGTGCGCTTGCACACCGGCAACTTCACCTTCGACGGGGTCAAGGACGACGGCTCGGACTTGCGTTTCGTCAGTGCCGACGACAAGACCGTGCTCAATCACCAGATCGAAAGCTTCGACCCGCTGATGGGCATGGCGCTGATCTGGGTCGACGTGCCGAGCGTGGAGGGCGGTCAACGCCAGGACGTGTGGATGTATTACGGCAACCAGAAGGCGCCGGCCACGAGCAGCGGCCAGTTGACTTTCGACCCGGACTACACCGCGCTGTACCACTTCGACGGCGCCACCGGCGTACCGCCCCGGGATACCACGGCCTACGGCAACAATGCCCAGGGCGCGACCGGCGTGAGTATCGACGGCGTGATCGGGCGGGCCTTGCAGTTCAACGGCCAGCCGTTGTTGTTGCCGGCCAGTCCGTCGTTGCAACACAGTGCCGGTGCGGCGTTCACCTTCAGCACCTGGCTGCGCCAGGACCAGGCCAGTGGTGAACAGGTGATCCTGGCCCGTCGCGAAGCCGCCACCAGCCTGTTGGTCGGGGTCAACCAGGGGGTGCCGTTCGTGGCGATCAATGACCAGCGCGCGGTCTCGACCCAGCCGCTGAACCCCGGTCAGTGGCAGCACCTGGCGTTGACCGCCTCGGGCGACCGGGTCGTGCTGTACGTCAACGGGCGTGAGACCGCGAGCCTGGCGGTGGCGATGCCGGCGTTCAATTCGCCGATCGCCCTGGGTGCCGATGTCTCCGCCGGAGCCTTCGCGCCTTTCAGCGGCGCCATGGACGAAGCGCGCCTGTCCAAGGTGGCTCGCCCGGCGCCGTTGCTGTTGGCCGACGCCAATGCCCAGGGCGCCGAATCGAAACTGGTGGCCTACGGCGTCGATGAAGAACAATCCGGCTTCGGTTTCGGCAGCCTGGGATTCCTGCTCAACGCCGTGCCGCTCGACGCTTGGGTGATCATCGGGGTGCTGGTGCTGATGATGTTCCAGTCGTGGATCATCATGATCCGCAAGAACCGCATGGTCAGTCGCCTCAGTGCCGCCAACGAAGTTTTCCGCGAGCAGTTCGCCAAGATCGGCACGCGCCTGGAAATGTTCGCCGACGACCAGGACCTCGCCCAGCGCCTGCAACATTCATCGCTGTGGTGCTTGTACTTGGTGGCCGTCAAGGAAATCCGCACCCGCCGTGAACAGGGTGCTGACACCTCGTCGGTGTCGGCGGCCACCATCGAAGCGATCCGTTGCTCGATGGACGGCGTGCGCACCCGCGAGAACCAAGCGCTGAGTTCGAAGCTCTCGACCCTGTCCAACGCCATCGCCGGCGGGCCGTACATCGGCCTGCTCGGCACTGTGCTGGGGATCATGGTGGTGTTCCTCGGCACGGCCATGGCCGGCGACGTGAACATCAACGCTATCGCCCCGGGCATGGCCGCGGCATTGCTCGCCACTGCCATGGGCCTGTTCGTCGCGATCCCGGCGTTGTTTGGCTACAACCGCCTGATCACCCGTAACAAGGAAGTCAGCGCCGACATGCGGGTCTTTGTCGACGAGTTCATCACGCGCCTGGCGGAGATGCACGGCGAAGGCCAGTCCGGTGAAGCGGCCCCTCGTCGCGGTCATCACGTCCAATCGTCCGTACCGGCCTGA
- a CDS encoding transglutaminase family protein, with protein sequence MKLSIRHDTTYSYADEVCTSIQFLRLTPRDTQRQRILQWHLELPRLVRSQIDPYGNILHVMTMDEPHGALVLTAYGEVEIHQSIAMEPDTQSPLPFLRTSRLTQADENLSAFAVEQCAGRRDRSALTDLMNGLAARMPYSPGTTAVNSTAAEAFAGGTGVCQDHTHAFLACARSLGIPARYVSGYLCTEDESHLASHAWAEAWLDDGWYSFDVTNRLTLPDRHLKLAIGLDYLDACPVRGMRRGGGAEQMQARVQVSSMVQVQHQ encoded by the coding sequence ATGAAACTGTCCATACGCCACGACACGACTTACAGCTACGCCGATGAAGTCTGCACCAGCATCCAGTTCCTGCGCCTGACGCCCCGGGACACCCAGCGCCAGCGCATCTTGCAATGGCATCTGGAACTGCCGAGACTGGTGCGCAGCCAGATTGACCCCTATGGCAACATCCTCCACGTGATGACCATGGACGAGCCCCACGGTGCCTTGGTGCTGACGGCGTATGGCGAGGTGGAAATCCATCAGTCCATCGCGATGGAACCGGACACTCAGTCACCGCTGCCGTTTCTGCGCACCAGCCGCCTCACCCAGGCGGATGAGAACCTCAGCGCCTTCGCGGTCGAACAATGTGCCGGCCGACGCGATCGGTCGGCCTTGACCGACCTGATGAACGGCCTGGCGGCGCGGATGCCCTACAGCCCCGGCACGACCGCGGTCAACAGCACCGCCGCCGAGGCGTTTGCCGGTGGAACGGGGGTTTGCCAGGACCATACCCACGCCTTCCTGGCCTGCGCGCGCAGCCTGGGTATTCCAGCGCGCTATGTTTCCGGCTATCTGTGCACCGAAGATGAAAGCCACCTGGCAAGCCACGCCTGGGCCGAAGCCTGGCTGGACGATGGCTGGTACAGCTTCGACGTGACCAACCGCCTGACCCTTCCCGATCGCCACCTGAAACTGGCGATCGGCCTGGACTACCTCGACGCCTGCCCGGTACGCGGCATGCGCCGGGGTGGCGGGGCGGAACAGATGCAGGCGCGGGTGCAGGTGAGCTCGATGGTGCAGGTGCAGCACCAGTAA
- a CDS encoding alpha-E domain-containing protein: MLSRTASDLYWMSRYLERAENLARMLEVSYSLSLMPQAGRSDGHAELAMSLLAAGTLDDYNARYDALNTERMLHFFALDETNPGSIYSCLRAARTNAHAVRGRITADMWENINATWLEMRNIASNGLGRYGISHFCEWVKERSHLFRGATSGTIMRNDAYCFIRLGTFIERADNTLRLLDARYEMFGEESEEVSDNSARGYYQWSALLRALSSFEAFNEIYRNAPNAEQVSEMLLLRADVPRSLHACIEELDHILASLPGNNGRPAQRLAAELNARLRYSGIDEILASGLHQWLTDLIGQIRHLGQTVHESYLEVV, translated from the coding sequence ATGCTTTCAAGAACTGCTTCGGACCTCTATTGGATGTCCCGCTACCTGGAGCGCGCCGAGAACCTGGCGCGCATGCTCGAAGTCAGCTATTCGCTGTCGCTGATGCCCCAGGCCGGACGCAGCGATGGCCATGCCGAGCTGGCGATGTCGCTGCTGGCGGCCGGTACGCTGGACGACTACAACGCCCGTTATGACGCGCTCAACACCGAGCGCATGCTGCATTTCTTCGCCTTGGACGAAACCAACCCCGGCAGTATCTATAGCTGCCTGCGAGCCGCGCGGACCAATGCCCATGCCGTGCGCGGGCGCATCACCGCCGACATGTGGGAAAACATCAACGCCACCTGGCTGGAAATGCGCAACATCGCCAGCAATGGCCTGGGGCGCTACGGCATCAGCCATTTCTGTGAATGGGTCAAGGAGCGTTCGCACCTGTTCCGCGGCGCGACATCGGGCACCATCATGCGCAACGATGCCTACTGTTTTATCCGCCTGGGGACCTTTATCGAACGGGCCGACAACACCCTGCGCCTGCTGGATGCTCGCTATGAAATGTTCGGCGAGGAATCGGAGGAGGTCAGCGACAACTCGGCCCGTGGCTATTACCAGTGGAGTGCCTTGTTGCGCGCGTTGTCTTCGTTCGAGGCGTTCAACGAGATCTACCGCAACGCGCCCAATGCCGAGCAAGTGTCCGAGATGTTGCTGTTGCGGGCCGACGTCCCACGCTCGCTGCATGCGTGTATCGAGGAACTGGACCATATCCTCGCCAGTTTGCCGGGCAACAACGGCCGGCCGGCACAACGCCTGGCCGCCGAGCTGAATGCGCGCCTGCGCTATTCCGGAATCGACGAAATCCTGGCGTCGGGCTTGCACCAATGGTTGACCGACCTGATTGGTCAGATCCGCCACTTGGGCCAGACCGTCCATGAGTCTTACCTGGAGGTCGTATGA